Within the Mucilaginibacter sp. CSA2-8R genome, the region TGCTGGCGAGGTTTTCGGCCAGGGCATGGAACGAGGGGTCTGATCAAATTGCAGTGTTTGAAGAAACTACTGGCCAGCGCTTCACCAACGATATTAACGTATTGTTACTGGTAAGTGTAAATTACCATGCAGCATTCGGACTGCAACTGGTTGTGCATAACATTGATGTCAACTTTACCTTAGGCACACTCGAAAAGCAAAAGCAAGCTAACCTGGCCCGTTTAGTCGATGAAAATCCTGACCATGTGCGCCTGGCAGACGGCGAGTACGTAACTTTTAACCAAGAATTGCATTTGCACAGCGTTTTACAGCGTTTAGCAGTAATTTCTTCCAGTACATCTGCCGGGTACGAAGACTTTCAGCATACGTTGCAAAACAACAAACAGGGTTATGCATTCACTGTCGATGCATATTTTACAGTAGTGCAAGGGGAAAACAATGCCCGTTACATTGTTGAGCAACTTATAGCTATTTACCGATCCGGTATAAATTATGATGCAGTAATCATTATCCGTGGCGGAGGTGCACAAACTGATTTGCTCTTGTTTGAACAGTATGCCATCGGCAAAGCCATTGCCCGCTTTCCGATTCCGGTTATTACTGGCATTGGTCACCAAAAAAATCAAACCGTTGCCGATTTAATGGCGCATACAGCCTTAAAAACACCAACGCAGGCAGCAGAGTTTATTATCGCACGTAACCGCGACTTTGCCGACTACATCAGCCTATTGCAAAATAGTATTGCCGTTAGGGCACAGCAACACGTATCTGCTTGCCAGCAAGAGGTCTATGTAATGCATCAAACGTTGCGGCAGGCAGCATACGCAAGCTTAAATACCGCTAACAATAAATTGCAGCGAAGGGGTAACGAACTTGCGCACATCGGCCAGATTAAATGTTTAGAAGAAAAGCTGCACTTAACTCACTTGTCTGACAGGTTTGCCAAACTACCAGATCAATTGTTATTTGAACGACAATGTGAGCTTGATACGCTGAATGCAAAATTGGGAAGTAACGTTTTTTCAAACCTCATTAACCATCGTCAGAGGTTAGAAATGCACGCGCTGGTGCTGCGACTACTATCGCCCGATAGTATCTTACGTAAAGGCTTTGCTATATTGAAGCTTAAAGATGATGTCATTGATCGTAGTAAAGCCATTAAAATTGGCGATGAAGTGCAAATCACCACCGCCGATGAACGTTTGACAGCAAATATAACCAACATAACAAAACATGACAGAGGATAAATTAACCTATGAGGCAGCCGCGGCCGAGCTCGCCGAAATAACAAAAGAGATGGAAGAGGACACGATAACGGTTGATGCGCTGTCGGCAAAAGTTAGACGGGGAGCCTACTTGGTTAACTGGTGTAAAGCTCGCTTAAAAAGTACTGAGGATGATATAAAAAGTATTTTGGGTGATTTAGAAAATCCTGTCGAATAGTTTCAAAACCTCAATTTGGCATCATAACAAGCATTAATGCGTCGATTAAAAAGATGTCTCAAAAGGGTAAGCAGCGGCTTAAATAAATTAGATAGTTGATGAAATTAAATAATTATGGAAAAAAGTAAGCGCTTTAGGTATGTAGCACTATTATAGCCGTAACAAATCGTGTTTTGAGCACGTAAAGGCGGTTTTATATCTATTGCTCAAAATTTATGTCTTTTCAGGATACGCCGCTTAACGAATCTTTGCTTGTTTCTAACATCGTTCAATTGGTTGAAGAGCAGGCTCGCTTAACGCCTGATGCAATTGCGTTAAAACATCATGATTCTTTTGTTTCGTATCAAAACTTAATTGAAAAGACAAATGCCTTGGCGGCTAACCTTATCCAACATAATGCGCAAGAACTTGTAATTGGTTTAAGCACCACCCGAAACATTCAGAGCATTATAGCCTTACTTGCCATATTAAAAGCAGGCAAAGCTTATCTGCCCTTAAATCCAAGCCAACCCACCTTAAGAAATACTGATATTATTAACGAAGCAGCTATTTTAAGCGTTATCGCTTCCGGTAGTGATTGTGATGTCTTTCGAGCATTAGGTTTAAAGGTAATTGATGGTGGTGCGCAAAGGCAAGCACCAACAGCGTTAAAATATCCAACGCCGTCATTAGCTTATGTGATGTATACTTCCGGATCAACCGGTAGGCCTAAGGGGGTGGCCGTAGCGCATCAGGCAGCTATCAATCTGCAGTTATGGATGCAAAGTAATCTTCAGATCATTGTGGGTGCAAAAACCCTGCAGTATACACCGCTTACCTTTGATGTATCTTTTCAGGAAATATTTTCGACTTTAACAACCGGCGGCACGTTGGTGCTTGTAGATGATGATATAAGGCTTGATCCTCGTCAATTGCTGGCTTTCCTGAACCAGGAAGCCATAAACCGGCTTTTCCTTCCTTTTGTAGCTCTGCACTATTTGACGGATGCTGCCGGCAAAGTCAATCTGTTTCCAGAAAGTCTGCAAGTAGTGGTTACTGCAGGCGAACAGTTAAAGGTAACACCACAGTTGAAACGGTTTTTTAAGGCGCTGCCTAACTGTATATTGCGTAATCAGTACGGGCCCACCGAGGCGCATATCATTGTAACCGACCTCATTTTAAGCGGCACCCCAGACCACTGGCCCGATTTACCCAATATTGGTAAGTCTATTAAAAATGTGACGATGGCCGTTTTAGACGATCATCAAAATTTTTTACCTGATGGGCAATCAGGCGAACTTTATATAGGCGGCGTATGCCTGGCGGAGGGTTACTGGAAACAGGAGGCGCTTACACAGGAAAAATTTATTACACTTCAACATCCTCAAATGGGCGCCATGCGCATGTACCGCACCGGAGACTTAGGCTTATATATGCCGGATGGTAATATTCAGTTTTTAGGACGCGTTGATCATCAGGTTAAAATTCGCGGCAATCGTGTTGAATTGGGCGAAATTGAGTCAGTGCTAAATGGCCTTCCCGAAGTAGAACAGGCAGTGGTGGTGGTCAAAAATAACATAGCAAACCAGCCTTATCTGGCTGCATATGTAGTTGCCGGCCAACAGGGTTTTAACATGAGTGGTTTACGTGAGGCTTTAACGCAGCGCCTGCCTGATTACATGATTCCGGCAACGTTTACAAAACTTGCCGACATGCCGTACAATGCCGCTGGCAAAGTAGATCGTAATGCCTTGCCGGACCCCTTACACACCAGGCCTGATCTTAATGTCGATTACCAGCAGCCTGAAACAGTTACAGAAGGAAACCTCGCCAAAATATGGTGTGATCTATTGCAGTTAGACAAGGTTGGGACTAACGATAATTTTTTTGATTTAGGCGGTAACTCTCTTTTAGCACTCAAATTGGTGGTGGAGATGCAGGACCGGTTCCACTATCAGACACCTGTAACCAAAATTTTCCAATTACTAACAATTAAAAAAATAGCGGCTTCTATAGATGGCAGTTATACACAGACAATTCCTGCTGTTGCAAAAGCGAAAAAACAAGTAGGTGGTGATATAGCTGTAATTGGCATAGCCGGAAGATTTCCGGGGGCCGATGATACCGACCAGCTTTGGGATTTACTTAAAGAAGGAAGAGAAGGCATCCGCTTTTTTGCAGAAAACGAATTGGACGCCAATGTCCCTCAACAAAAACGTAAAAGTCCAGATTACGTCAAAGCACGCGGTGTCATCAATCACGCCGATCAATTTGATGCGGAGTTTTTTAATATTAACCCTAAGCTTGCCGAGTTAATGGATCCGCAACAGCGGGTGTTTTTAGAAATAGCGTGGGAGGTGTTAGAAAGTACCGGGCACTTGCCAGGTATTTACCATGGCAAAACCGGGGTATTTGCCGGAACTGGAAACAATAGCTATTACCGTCGCAACGTATTATCAAATCCACATTTGGTTAGTAACGTTGGTAGTTTTCAGGTAATGGCTGCTAACGAAAAAGATTACATCAGCACACGTACAGCATATGAGTTAAATTTAAATGGCCCGGCGGTAACCGTGTTGGCGGCCTGTTCTACCTCGCTGGTGGCCGTGGCGCAGGCAGTAGAGAGCCTTCGCGCCGGTAAATGCGATGTAGCTATTGCCGGTGGTGTGGCAATTACTTCGCCCATTAATAGCGGTTATTTGTATAAAGATGGTGCTATGCTGAGCAACGATGGGCATTGCCGCCCTTTTGACGCCCATGCCGGCGGCACTACCTTTAGCGATGGCGCAGGGGTGGTGTTGTTGAAACCGAAGGAGGCTGCCGAACGCGATGGCGATTACATTTATGGCATCATTAAGGGCATTGGTTTAAATAACGATGGAGGTAGCAAGGGTAATTTTGCTGCGCCAAGCGCCGAAGGCCAGGCGGGCGCCATTGCCGCCGCTATTACCGATGCTGGCGTTGATCCTGGTGACATTAGTTACGTAGAAGCACATGGTACGGCTACCTACATTGGCGACCCTATGGAGATTGAAGGGCTCAAAATAGCTTTCGGTAAAAGCGAGGCAACAGGCTATTGCGGCTTAGGCTCAATAAAAAGCAATGTGGGCCATTTAACTGCTGCTGCCGGTGTAGCTGGTTTAATAAAAGTAGTGCTGGCTTTTAAGCATCAAAAGTTGCCGCCAACTATCAATTACCACCAGCTGAACCCCAATATATTGTTGGATAACTCGCCATTCTATATTAATAATACGCTTAGTGATTGGTACTCAACTAAGAAGCGCACGGCTGGAGTTAGTTCCTTCGGAGTGGGAGGCACCAATGCGCACGTCATTGTGGAGGAAGCAACTCAACCCAATGCTTCATCAGTAAGTAAAAGGCCTTTGCAACTGATAACTTGGTCTGCAAAAAACGAGGTCAGTTTAGGTGCTTATGCCGAACATTTGAGCATTTGGGCTGGTGAAAATGTAAACGAATCGCTTGCAGATGTAGCCTATACTTTGCAAACCAAGCGTAAGCATTTTAACCAAAGAAGCTTTGCCGTATTGGGTGACACCAGTGCACTGAGCAATCAACTAATTGAAGAGTATAGTCGTAATAAGCAAGGTGTTGACATTAAAAATAAGCAGCTTGCATTTGTTTTTCCGGGGCAGGATGCTAAATACCTACACATGTGCCGCGAGTTGTATGAATATGAGCCGGTATTTAAAAATGCAGTTGATGATTGCGCTAAATTATTTTTAACAGCGCTTGGTGAAGACATACGCAATATCATTTACCCCGCTGGCGGAGATGACAGGCTCAACCAAACCCAGTTTGCGCAGCCAGCGTTATTTACCATGAGTTATGCGATGGCTCAGCTATGGTTGAGCTGGGGCATCATGCCGACTGTAGTAATTGGGCATAGTATTGGCGAATTGGCAGCCGCTTATTTTGCCGGCGTACTTAGCCTTACCGACGCAGTTACGCTGGTGAGCGCCCGCGGCCGGCTAATTGCACAGATGCAAAGCGGTGCAATGCTGGCCGTTCGTGCACATGTTGATCAGCTAAAGCCACTGTTAGTTGATGGGGTAAGTTTGGCTGCGGTTAATGGGCCTAAAAATTGTGTATTGTCTGGCAGCAATGGGGATGTACAGGCTTTCGCTGCTCGACTGGACGCTTTAAGCATACCAGCGGTAATTATGCAGGCGCAGCATGCGTTTCATTCGCAAGCCTTAGCCGAGGCTGCCCAAAAGTTTGAGGAAGTGGTAACACAGGTTACTTTAAACGAGCCGGTGTTGCCGTTAATATCAACAGCCACAGGTAAGCGTTTAACAGCAAAAGAGGCTAAGGATCCTGCATATTGGTCGAGCCAGATAGTGAAGCCTGTTTTATTTGCCGATGCTATTGATACACTAATGGCGGAAGGTATACAGGTGGTGATAGAAACCGGTCCTAATCAAGTATGTTCTTCGTTGATAGCACAACAAGTTAATAACGTGGATGTACTAATTCTGCCATCTTCGCTCCAGCCTCAAAGGCAAGCATCGGCTTATATGCCTTTATTCAATTCATTAGGTAAACTGTGGCAGCATGGTATAGAGCCGGATTGGATCGCATTTTATAAGCACGAAAATCGTCGCAAAATAATTTTACCTACCTACGCTTTTAACCGGCAAAATTGCTGGGTAAATCCGCCAATAGATAGCAACGCGGAACAAAAAATTGATCAGCAACTAACAGGAGTATCGGTAAACGAAACTAAATTAAACAAGGTTATCCCACTGCAACAGCCGGCTGTTGCAGTAAATGATGCAGTTACGGCAGATGTGAAGCAACTGCTGCAAAACGGTGCCGGAGTAAGTATAAGCGATAGCCAGTGCGATACTAACTTTATTGATTTGGGCATCGACTCGTTGATGATGACTCAAATCAGGTTAACATTTCAGAAACATTTTGGTATCAATATTACGTTCAGGCAGTTTAATGCAGAGCTGTATACGTTAAATTTACTGACGGATTATTTGGTGAAAAACTTACCGGCTGACCGTTTGCAGCAATACCAGCCGCAAGTAAATCAGTCTATATCGCCGATCATTCAGGGTGATGATGCACTGTCGCAGATTAGTCGGCAATTGCAAGTACTCACCGAACAGGTGGCGGCGTTACAAAAAGGTGAAGCATATTTAGCACCTGTATTAAACAATACCAGCAAACAGGAAACACCGGCATCTCATAAATTATTGAGTTTAGATGAGCAAGCCGAGATTAAAAAGCCATTTGGTGCTACGGCGCGTATCGAGCGAACTAAAACCGAATTGAACAAAGTTCAGGCAGCCTTTCTACACAACTTTACCAAGGCGTACAACCAAAAAACAGCCGGTAGCAAAGCATATACGCAGCAGCATCGCAAGCATATGGCCGATCCGCGTGTTGTATCAGGTTTTAAACCGCAAACTAAGGAACTGACGTATTCGATCGTTGTCGAAAAATCAGAAGGCAGCCGTTTGTGGGACATTGACGGCAATGAATACATTGACGCACTAAATGGTTTTGGTTCAAATATGTTGGGCTACCAGCCCGAAATAATTAAAAACGCCATTACAGCACAGATACAGCTTGGCTATGAGATTGGTCCGCAACACAAACTGGCCGGCGAAGTAAGCGAATTACTTTGTGAATTTACCGGTTTTGACCGCTCGGCACTTTGCAATACCGGATCGGAGGCAGTACTTGGTGCTATGCGTATTGCGCGTACTGTAACTAACAGGTCTATCATCGTAGCCTTCACAGGCTCTTACCACGGCATTATTGACGAGGTTATTGTACGCGGAGCAAAAAATTTGCGTTCGTATCCGGCGGCGCCTGGCATCATGCCCGAGGCAGTGCAAAACATGTTGATACTCGATTATGGCACCGAACAAAGTTTGGATATCATCCGCTCGCGCGGCCACGAGATAGCGGCGGTGTTGGTAGAGCCAGTACAAAGCAGGCGCCCGGAATTTCAGCCGGTTGAATTTTTAAAGCAATTGCGGAACATTACGAGCCAAGCAGGTACCATATTGGTTTTTGACGAGGTGATAACCGGCTTTCGGATGCATTCCGGCGGTGCACAGGCATTGTTCGGCATTAAAGCTGATTTAGCCACTTACGGTAAGGTGATTGGCGGAGGGCTCTCTATAGGCGCCATTGCCGGTCACGCCCCCTTAATGGATGCGCTTGATGGGGGGTACTGGCAATATGGTGATGACTCCATGCCCGAAGCCGGCGTCACTTACTTTGCCGGGACATTTGTGAGGCACCCGCTGGCACTGGCGGCCGCCAAAGCCTCGTTGCTCTACTTCAAAGCAAAAGGCCCATCGCTGCAGAAAGGTTTAACAAATAGTACTACCTATCTGGCCAACGCCTTAAATGCCGTATGTAAACAGTATAAGTTGCCATTAACGGTAGCATATTTCGGATCTTTATGGAAAATTAAGTTTATTGAGGATGTACCTTATAGCGAGTTATTGTTTCATCTGATGCGTTTTAACGGTATACATATTTATGATGGCTTTCCGTGCTTTTTAACCGAAGCACATAGCCGCAAAGATATAGACCGAATTATTTCTGTTTTTAAAGAGTGTGTTCAAGTATTAATTAATGCTCAAGTATTTAAAACACTATTCCATAGCGAGTTGATGGAAACAGCAGAGCATCCGCCGGTTGAGGGTGCTGTGCTAGGTCGCGACCTGGAAGGAAGACCAGGCTGGTATACAAGCAATAAAGAGCAACCCGGCAAATATCTTCAGGTTATTATTTAGTTGATTGATGGATTTTCAAACCATAGATTATAATCCTTTTTCAGCACATCAACTCCAAAAGGTGGTGCCCTCAACAGAGCAGCAACTGGAGATATGGTCGTCTATATTATTTGGCGGAACTAAGGCCAGCTTAGCTTTTAACGAATCAATGACGTTGCGCTTAATTGGTCTTCTTAATGCAGAAGCATTGCAGCAAGCGTTTGCACAAGTATTGCACCGGCACGAATCGTTGCGCTTGGTATTCGCGCCTGATGGAAAGCAGCTTTGCATTTTTGAAAGCATTGAGTTCGATTTTCTGCATCAAGATATCAGCCATCATGATGCCAGTGCACAAGATGATTTTATCAAGATACATATTCAAAAAGATGTTAGTACACCATTTGATTTAGTGAACGGTCCGCTTTTTCGAATCGCTTTATTCAGTCGCTCAGCTACCCATCACGAAGTTGTGTTTACTATCCACCACATTGTTTGCGACGGTTGGTCGCTGGGGTTAATTAGTAAAGAGCTGAGCGACTTATACCGTGCTATTATTAACAGACAAATTTCCGTTTCACCTGAGCCGGCAGCTTTTAGTGATTATGCCATCCAGCAGATATTGGCGATTAACAACCGGGAACATGCAGGGGCAGAAGAGTTTTGGTTAAATCTGTACAAAGATGGCGTGCCGGTACTCAATTTACCTATCGATTACTCTCGTCCGCAAATCCGCACTTTTAGCAGTCGCCGTGCTGATTTTATGGTTGATGCTGAGGTAATCAATGGTTTGCGATCATTAAGCAAAGCATATAAATGCAGTTTCATTACCGTATTTATAGCCGCTTTTGAAAGTTTTTTATACCGCCTCACCGGACAGGCAGAAATTACATTAGGCTTGCCGGCTGCCGGACAACCGGCTACCGGCCAGCTAAATCTGGTAGGACATTGCGTAAACCTTTTGCCGCTCAGGGCAGTTATTGATGAAAAGCTGCATTTTGCCGAATACCTACAGCAACGGACAGTTGCAATATTAGATGCATTTGATCATCAGCAGGTTACTTTAGGTAGCCTTATTAAAAAGTTGAACATTAAACGTGATCCGTCTCGTGTACCGTTAGTGCCTGTTGCATTAAACGTTGATATGGGTTTCGATGATGGTGTTGAATTTGGTGATCTGAAGCATAGCTTTAGTACGAACGCGCGGGTTGCTGAAAATTTTGAAATTTTTATAAATCTTGCTGATACCCCAGACGGTCTGCAGTTGGAATGGTCTTACAATGCCCAATTGTTTAAGCCTCAAACCATCCGCCAAATGATGATGGGTTTTCAGACTTTGGTAAAACAGGTGTCTGAAAATCCACAATTGTTGTTAAAGCAAATAACTATTTCTGACCCTACAGTAAACAGAAGCAAGCCTGACCCCGATTATATAGTTACACCATACCCTGCGCAACCTCTTCACGATTTAATTGAGCAAACCGCTAACAAATTTCGTGATAAAATAGCCGTTATAGATAATAAAACATCAATTACGTATCAAACGCTAATACAGCGGGCAAATCGTCTGGTGCACGAGCTAGGCAGCCTTGGAATTGGCCTTGGTGACAGGGTAGCCATTTTGCTCGATCGATCTGTTGAGACTGTGGTTGCTTTACTGGCGGTCCTAAAAGCCGGTGCCGCCTATGTTCCACTGGATAGTATTTTTCCGGCCGAGCGGTTGAACTATATGTTGGAAGATTCGGGTGCAAGGTTGTTAATTACACAAACCGGTCTTTTTGAAGCGCTGTCGTTTAGTGGTCAGTATCTTGATATCGAGAAAGTTGACTGGACGAAGAACGTGCTGCCGCCGTCTGTAAAAATTTCTAATTATAGTTTGGCCTACATTATTTATACCTCAGGATCAACGGGTAAACCTAAAGGTGTTGAAGTAGAACATCGCAGCTTAGTTAACTTTTTGTATAGCATGCAACAAGAGCCGGGTATAAGCGTTGCTGATAAATTGCTGGCTGTAACAACTATCTCATTTGATATTGCTGCCCTCGAATTATTTCTGCCGCTTTTAGCGGGGGCACAAGTTGTATTAGCCAGTGTGAGCGCGGCAAAAGACAGTAAAGCTTTGCTGAGCTTGATTACGCAGCACAAGATTACTATCATGCAAGCTACTCCTGCTACCTGGAAAATGATGTTGATTGCAGGATGGGATACAGCACAACCAATTAAGGCCTTGTGCGGCGGAGAAGCTTTAAGCAAATTACTGGCTATGGAACTGCTTGATAAATGCAGCGAACTCTGGAATATGTATGGCCCTACTGAAACAACTGTTTGGTCGGCTGTAAAGCAGGTCCAAAAGCAAGACAGCATTATCACTATTGGCAAAGCCATCAACAATACACAGATCTTTATTCTGGGTGAAAATGGAAACCGAGTTGCAACAGGGCAGGCGGGTGAAATTTGTATCAGTGGTGAGGGGGTAGCTCGCGGTTATCATCAGAGATCCGAGTTAACGTCCAAAAAGTTTGTAACTAATAGAACGCTGAGCCAAACACGCATTTACAGAACCGGTGATTTAGGTAAGGTTGACAATAGCGGAGATTTGATTTGCCTGGGGCGGGTCGACTTTCAGGTTAAAGTGCGTGGATATCGTATTGAGGTTGAAGAAATAGAGTCGCACTTGCTGCAGTTGCCTTTCATTGAGGGTGCTGTTGTTATGGCTGTTGATGACCGCTTGGTTGGATACGCGACGGTAAAAAATCGTTTGGGCGATGATGACCGGTTAGTGGCTTTATGTAAGGAGCATCTTAAAAAATGGTTGCCAGCCTATATGGTGCCGTCTGATATCATCATTATCACCTCATTTCCGCTTACGCCTAATGGTAAAACCGATCGTAATGCGTTGATAAGCAAGAATCCACTGTATAGCGAAGCACATAATGTAACGGCTGAACCTCAAAATTCTACAGAGGATATGCTGGTAACGCTGTGGAATAAATTGCTGCATATAAATACCATAGGCCTTCACGATGATTTTTTTGAAAAGGGTGGTCACTCTCTTTTAGCCGCACAGATGGTTGCAGAGGTTGAAAAAACAACCGGTACACATGTTCCGCTAGCCATGCTCTTTAAATATCCAACTATTAAAGGCTTAGCTTTATACTTAACAAAAAATAAAGCAGAAGAGGTACAGGGCTCGTTAGTAACCATTAAATCAACAGGTAGTAAACCTCCTGTTTTTATTGTACATGGCTACGGGTTAAACGTTCACATGTTTAATTTTTTAGCCCAGGCCATGGATGATGAGCAACCAGTTTACGCACTACAGGCTAAAGGGCTTAACGGCTTAGATGAGCCGGCAGATGACCTAGCTAAACTAGCTGAATATTACGTGAGCGAAATTATAAAGGTGTGGCCGGCCGGCCCTTTAGCTTTAGGCGGCTATTCGTTAGGCGGCAGTATCGCATTAGAGTTGGCTAAACAATTACAGGCAGCCGGCAGAACAATTACGCTGCTGGCGATGATAGATGCTTATGCCGAAGTAACCTTTTTACAAGAAGATAGATACAAGGCGGTTGTCAGTAAACTACTGAGGCAATTGGGAAAGTTAAAATTTGTAGCGCAGTCATTATTACAAGATCCGTTGAAAACCATCCGGTACCAAACAACCATCATTAAAAGTCATTTCCACCGGTGGTTAGGCTTTGGTGAGCATGAACATACCGTGCATTCACCGCTGATTGATGAGATTTACATTAAATTAGATAAAGCACTCCAAAATTATAAACTGACGCCTTACAACGGACGGGTGGCGGTT harbors:
- the xseA gene encoding exodeoxyribonuclease VII large subunit; its protein translation is MSSNHFLRLSELSGLVSEVMEQVFQGRGFWVIADVTSHSYKPGKNHHYFDLVEKEPGSSTLLARFSARAWNEGSDQIAVFEETTGQRFTNDINVLLLVSVNYHAAFGLQLVVHNIDVNFTLGTLEKQKQANLARLVDENPDHVRLADGEYVTFNQELHLHSVLQRLAVISSSTSAGYEDFQHTLQNNKQGYAFTVDAYFTVVQGENNARYIVEQLIAIYRSGINYDAVIIIRGGGAQTDLLLFEQYAIGKAIARFPIPVITGIGHQKNQTVADLMAHTALKTPTQAAEFIIARNRDFADYISLLQNSIAVRAQQHVSACQQEVYVMHQTLRQAAYASLNTANNKLQRRGNELAHIGQIKCLEEKLHLTHLSDRFAKLPDQLLFERQCELDTLNAKLGSNVFSNLINHRQRLEMHALVLRLLSPDSILRKGFAILKLKDDVIDRSKAIKIGDEVQITTADERLTANITNITKHDRG
- the xseB gene encoding exodeoxyribonuclease VII small subunit, coding for MTEDKLTYEAAAAELAEITKEMEEDTITVDALSAKVRRGAYLVNWCKARLKSTEDDIKSILGDLENPVE
- a CDS encoding amino acid adenylation domain-containing protein, giving the protein MSFQDTPLNESLLVSNIVQLVEEQARLTPDAIALKHHDSFVSYQNLIEKTNALAANLIQHNAQELVIGLSTTRNIQSIIALLAILKAGKAYLPLNPSQPTLRNTDIINEAAILSVIASGSDCDVFRALGLKVIDGGAQRQAPTALKYPTPSLAYVMYTSGSTGRPKGVAVAHQAAINLQLWMQSNLQIIVGAKTLQYTPLTFDVSFQEIFSTLTTGGTLVLVDDDIRLDPRQLLAFLNQEAINRLFLPFVALHYLTDAAGKVNLFPESLQVVVTAGEQLKVTPQLKRFFKALPNCILRNQYGPTEAHIIVTDLILSGTPDHWPDLPNIGKSIKNVTMAVLDDHQNFLPDGQSGELYIGGVCLAEGYWKQEALTQEKFITLQHPQMGAMRMYRTGDLGLYMPDGNIQFLGRVDHQVKIRGNRVELGEIESVLNGLPEVEQAVVVVKNNIANQPYLAAYVVAGQQGFNMSGLREALTQRLPDYMIPATFTKLADMPYNAAGKVDRNALPDPLHTRPDLNVDYQQPETVTEGNLAKIWCDLLQLDKVGTNDNFFDLGGNSLLALKLVVEMQDRFHYQTPVTKIFQLLTIKKIAASIDGSYTQTIPAVAKAKKQVGGDIAVIGIAGRFPGADDTDQLWDLLKEGREGIRFFAENELDANVPQQKRKSPDYVKARGVINHADQFDAEFFNINPKLAELMDPQQRVFLEIAWEVLESTGHLPGIYHGKTGVFAGTGNNSYYRRNVLSNPHLVSNVGSFQVMAANEKDYISTRTAYELNLNGPAVTVLAACSTSLVAVAQAVESLRAGKCDVAIAGGVAITSPINSGYLYKDGAMLSNDGHCRPFDAHAGGTTFSDGAGVVLLKPKEAAERDGDYIYGIIKGIGLNNDGGSKGNFAAPSAEGQAGAIAAAITDAGVDPGDISYVEAHGTATYIGDPMEIEGLKIAFGKSEATGYCGLGSIKSNVGHLTAAAGVAGLIKVVLAFKHQKLPPTINYHQLNPNILLDNSPFYINNTLSDWYSTKKRTAGVSSFGVGGTNAHVIVEEATQPNASSVSKRPLQLITWSAKNEVSLGAYAEHLSIWAGENVNESLADVAYTLQTKRKHFNQRSFAVLGDTSALSNQLIEEYSRNKQGVDIKNKQLAFVFPGQDAKYLHMCRELYEYEPVFKNAVDDCAKLFLTALGEDIRNIIYPAGGDDRLNQTQFAQPALFTMSYAMAQLWLSWGIMPTVVIGHSIGELAAAYFAGVLSLTDAVTLVSARGRLIAQMQSGAMLAVRAHVDQLKPLLVDGVSLAAVNGPKNCVLSGSNGDVQAFAARLDALSIPAVIMQAQHAFHSQALAEAAQKFEEVVTQVTLNEPVLPLISTATGKRLTAKEAKDPAYWSSQIVKPVLFADAIDTLMAEGIQVVIETGPNQVCSSLIAQQVNNVDVLILPSSLQPQRQASAYMPLFNSLGKLWQHGIEPDWIAFYKHENRRKIILPTYAFNRQNCWVNPPIDSNAEQKIDQQLTGVSVNETKLNKVIPLQQPAVAVNDAVTADVKQLLQNGAGVSISDSQCDTNFIDLGIDSLMMTQIRLTFQKHFGINITFRQFNAELYTLNLLTDYLVKNLPADRLQQYQPQVNQSISPIIQGDDALSQISRQLQVLTEQVAALQKGEAYLAPVLNNTSKQETPASHKLLSLDEQAEIKKPFGATARIERTKTELNKVQAAFLHNFTKAYNQKTAGSKAYTQQHRKHMADPRVVSGFKPQTKELTYSIVVEKSEGSRLWDIDGNEYIDALNGFGSNMLGYQPEIIKNAITAQIQLGYEIGPQHKLAGEVSELLCEFTGFDRSALCNTGSEAVLGAMRIARTVTNRSIIVAFTGSYHGIIDEVIVRGAKNLRSYPAAPGIMPEAVQNMLILDYGTEQSLDIIRSRGHEIAAVLVEPVQSRRPEFQPVEFLKQLRNITSQAGTILVFDEVITGFRMHSGGAQALFGIKADLATYGKVIGGGLSIGAIAGHAPLMDALDGGYWQYGDDSMPEAGVTYFAGTFVRHPLALAAAKASLLYFKAKGPSLQKGLTNSTTYLANALNAVCKQYKLPLTVAYFGSLWKIKFIEDVPYSELLFHLMRFNGIHIYDGFPCFLTEAHSRKDIDRIISVFKECVQVLINAQVFKTLFHSELMETAEHPPVEGAVLGRDLEGRPGWYTSNKEQPGKYLQVII